The following nucleotide sequence is from Pseudomonadota bacterium.
AAATCGTCGCCGGTGCGCTGCAAGATCACCGCCGCGCCATCGTTTTGGGCACGCGTTCGTTCGGCAAGGCATCGGTACAGACGGTAATCCCGCTCGGCGGACATGGCGCCATGCGGCTGACCACAGCGCGCTATTACACGCCCTCCGGCACGTCCATTCAGTCGCGCGGCATTCACCCCGATATTCTCGTCGAGCAGGCCAAGATCGAACAGCTTGCCCGCGCACCGAGGCGTAGCGAGGCCGATCTGCGCGGTAGCCTGAGCAACGAGCAGGATAAGGATGGTGCCGCGGAGGATGCGGTCAGCGCGCCCGAAGGCGACGAGGCTCACGAGAACGAAGCAGAAAAAAGCGACACTGACACCGACACTGACACCGACACTGACACCGACACTGACACCGACACTGCGTCCAAGGTGCCCGACGATTACCAACTGGCCCGGGCGTTAGACCTGTTGCGTGGCCTGCAGCTTTTGTCGAGCACGATGGTCAATTGATCGTATAGCGGGTCGAGAAGGGTAGTCTCGCCGCTTTGAGCGATCCGTCTGAACAACCTCCCGAGGCGCGCGGAGAAAAGCGCCCGACATCACCGCGTCTGAAGAAATCATCTGTGAGCCCCCCGGCGTTCGCGGCGGTCTTGCTTGTCTTGGCGATCGGCGGCGTGCTGGCCTGGCTCGCTTTGAGCGCCGATAAATCTTCCGAGCCGTCCGGCAGCGACGTGGACGCAATGGTGACCGTTCACCTGGAGGGCGAAGAACCCAAAGCGGCCGATGCGCCAACATCCGATCCTGATGTGCCAGAGGCGTCGGAAGCTAACGCGGCAACGGCAGAGAAAGCTGACGAAGAGACGAAACCTGCTGCCGTGCCGGAGCTTGCCAACGATGCCGGCGCGAAAAAAGCGGCAGCCCCGCAATATGCCGCCATCGCCGCACCGCGAGGACCGATCCAACAGACCATAGCGCTCGCCCTCCCAGATCCCGCACTCCTGCAGGAAACCAGCCGAGGCGCCTTGCCCATTATCGGCCCCGATGGGCGCGAGCCGTGGCGCGTGTATGGTCGTTCCGTCGGGCCGGCAAGCGGTTTGCCGCGCCTGGCTATCATTGTTTCGGGCCTCGGGCTTTCAGCCGATGCCACCCTCCGCGCCATCCGCTTGCCGAAAGAAGTGACGCTGTCCTTCACGCCCTATGGCTCTGATTTGGAAGCCGATGTGGCGGCGGCCCGCGAGGCGGGCCATGAAGTACTGATGGATTTGCCGATGGAGCCGATCTCCTATCCGGCCGATGATCCGGGTCCGCACACGCTTCTCACCTCGCTCAATCCGAGCGATAATATCGCCCGCCTTGATTGGCTGCTCGGTCGCTTCAAAGGCTATGTCGGCGTGATCAATCATATGGGCTCGCGCTTTACTGCCTCGCCCGATCCTCTCCGCCCGATCCTCCGCGCGCTCAAGGAGCGCGGCCTGATGTTTGTCGACAGCCGCTCGACCAGCAAGAGCATTGCCGGCGGCTTGGCCGGGCAAATGCAATTGCCGCGCGCGATCAACGACCGCTTCCTCGATCACGAACCGACGCGCGGCGCGATCGATCAATCGTTCGCCGCGGCCGAGGGCGATGCGCGCGCGCGTGGCATCGCTCTGGTTGTGGCGCGCCCCTTCCCGGTCACCCTCGAGCGCATGGCGGAGTGGCTGCCGGTGCTTGAATCGCGCGGCATTGAAATCGTGCCGATCACCGCCGTTGCCGACAAACAGGCCAATCGATGAACGATGCATCGCACAATCCGCTGGCCAGCTCGTCTCCGGATACGGCACCAGTTGCGGCACCAGTAGCGGCATTGGAGTACCGTCCGGCCGTCGGCATTATTCTGCTCAATTCAACTCAGCTTGTCTGGGTCGGGCGGCGTTTTGGCGTCACCGCAGAGGCCTGGCAGATGCCGCAGGGTGGTATCGATGCCGGCGAAACGCCAGAGGCAGCGGCGTTGCGCGAATTGACGGAAGAAACCGGCGTCACCTCCGATCTCACGGAAGTTATTGCCGTTTCACGCGGTTGGCACTGCTACGACGTACCGCCGGAGATGACAAAATTGGCTTGGGGCGGGCGTTTCAAGGGACAGCGCCAAAAATGGTATGTCATCCGCTTTCATGGCCATGACAGCGATATCGATATCGCCACGGCAGAGCCGGAATTTTCCGAATGGCGCTGGTCTTCGGCGGCGGACCTAACGCGCCATATCGTCGACTTCAAGCGTCCGCTCTACACCGCGCTGGTCGAGGAATTCTCTGCTTTTTTGTAGGGCGGTGGCAGGGCACGCTGGAACTCGCCGGCGCTTGCAGAAACTCACAGAGATTTAACTCACAGAGATTTAACTCACAGAAACTCAACTCACGGAGAATTAGTGAATCGGCCGGTCAGGGTCTGGCGCTGCTGCGGCCGCAGCGGCCGCGTCTTCGGCCCTCAGATTGAGATTCCATTCGGCCT
It contains:
- a CDS encoding RNA pyrophosphohydrolase; protein product: MNDASHNPLASSSPDTAPVAAPVAALEYRPAVGIILLNSTQLVWVGRRFGVTAEAWQMPQGGIDAGETPEAAALRELTEETGVTSDLTEVIAVSRGWHCYDVPPEMTKLAWGGRFKGQRQKWYVIRFHGHDSDIDIATAEPEFSEWRWSSAADLTRHIVDFKRPLYTALVEEFSAFL
- a CDS encoding divergent polysaccharide deacetylase family protein; protein product: MSPPAFAAVLLVLAIGGVLAWLALSADKSSEPSGSDVDAMVTVHLEGEEPKAADAPTSDPDVPEASEANAATAEKADEETKPAAVPELANDAGAKKAAAPQYAAIAAPRGPIQQTIALALPDPALLQETSRGALPIIGPDGREPWRVYGRSVGPASGLPRLAIIVSGLGLSADATLRAIRLPKEVTLSFTPYGSDLEADVAAAREAGHEVLMDLPMEPISYPADDPGPHTLLTSLNPSDNIARLDWLLGRFKGYVGVINHMGSRFTASPDPLRPILRALKERGLMFVDSRSTSKSIAGGLAGQMQLPRAINDRFLDHEPTRGAIDQSFAAAEGDARARGIALVVARPFPVTLERMAEWLPVLESRGIEIVPITAVADKQANR